A window from Lagopus muta isolate bLagMut1 chromosome 5, bLagMut1 primary, whole genome shotgun sequence encodes these proteins:
- the VCAM1 gene encoding vascular cell adhesion protein 1 — protein MLKQMGRTSQTVVIILYVLITVKAFEMEVIPADRVVAQIGETLILTCNTTGCALPKFSWRTQMDYPLGGKVYNDKTYSTLTMSPVSAENNNDYLCTVICNKEKKEKSVKVELYSFPSDPVIKTTASLVVGETATVICKVHDVFPSDHLELLLKKEEHILHSKTFEGDVCTKAETKTVAYSFNLTTEDNGKEITCVARLQIAGMDFEPNERSTSLKLNANFGPQNTFISASPGNLSMEGHSLKLTCVTESNPPAQVFWRKHLAKETIQHFVENNVLSIPHAHFTDSGQYICEVINPVTNKTEKATVNIVIEAPPKNTTLTVFPSSSVKEGESVTISCTATGVPAVQIILEKKIGGVITTLKTEDGKYTIEKAQLKDAGKYECTFTNKFGNRSLDVELDVKVPPQNVTVLVYPSENVKEGENITIVCSTYSNPPSRMILKKVNQEKEIILPVANGTFTLYNVTKNDTGRYLLDVFNEVGSNIKVIEIAVVGKLEKPDQIMHLIIAFSCVTAVAIPVVAILIYVSRKAKINGSYSLVKALRLKV, from the exons ATGTTAAAACAGATGGGAAGAACAAGCCAAACTGTGGTAATTATTTTGTATGTATTAATAACTG TTAAAGCTTTTGAAATGGAAGTTATACCAGCTGACAGAGTTGTTGCACAGATTGGAGAAACACTGATACTCACATGCAATACTACTGGCTGTGCATTACCAAAGTTTTCATGGAGAACCCAAATGGACTACCCCCTTGGAGGAAAAGTATACAACGACAAGACATACTCTACCTTAACTATGAGTCCAGTTAGtgctgaaaataataatgattattTATGTACTGTCATCtgcaataaagagaaaaaagagaagagtgtCAAAGTTGAACTTTACT cTTTTCCCAGTGATCCTGTCATTAAGACCACTGCATCTTTAGTTGTTGGAGAAACTGCCACTGTCATCTGTAAAGTGCATGATGTGTTTCCTTCTGATCACCTGGAATTACTCCTAAAGAAAGAGGAACATATTCTTCATAGCAAAACTTTTGAAGGAGATGTCTGCACAAAAGCAGAAACCAAGACTGTGGCATACTCATTTAACCTCACGACTGAAGACAATGGTAAAGAGATTACTTGTGTGGCCAGATTACAAATTGCTGGTATGGACTTTGAGCCCAATGAAAGGTCGACTTCTTTGAAACTGAATGCAAACT ttGGTCCACAAAATACTTTCATTAGTGCATCTCCGGGAAACTTATCAATGGAAGGACACTCTCTGAAACTTACTTGTGTGACTGAGAGTAATCCACCAGCACAAGTATTTTGGAGAAAACATCTGGCAAAGGAAACCATTCAGCATTTCGTAGAAAACAATGTTCTTTCTATTCCTCATGCCCATTTCACTGACTCAGGACAGTATATCTGTGAAGTAATTAATCCTGTAACTAATAAAACTGAGAAAGCAACTGTGAACATTGTTATAGAAG ctCCACCAAAAAATACAACACTAACGGTTTTCCCATCGAGTTCAgtgaaagaaggagaaagtgtTACCATCTCTTGCACAGCCACAGGTGTCCCAGCTGTTCAGATTAtcctagaaaagaaaataggtgGTGTGATCACAACCCTTAAAACAGAAGATGGCAAATACACCATAGAGAAGGCTCAGCTAAAGGATGCAGGAAAATATGAGTGCACATTCACTAACAAATTTGGAAATCGTTCTCTAGATGTAGAACTTGATGTCAAAG TTCCTCCTCAGAATGTTACTGTGTTAGTTTATCCATCGGAAAATGttaaagaaggagaaaatatcACAATTGTGTGCAGCACATACAGTAACCCACCATCACGGATGATCCTGAAAAAGGTTaatcaagagaaagaaataattctaCCAGTAGCCAATGGAACCTTTACGCTCTACAATGTCACCAAAAATGATACAGGCAGATATTTGCTTGATGTTTTCAATGAGGTTGGAAGCAACATCAAAGTGATAGAGATAGCTGTTGTAG gaaaattgGAAAAACCAGATCAAATTATGCACCTGATTATTGCATTCTCCTGTGTAACAGCAGTAGCTATACCTGTGGTTGCAATTTTGATCTACGtgtcaagaaaagcaaagataaatgGATCCTACAGTCTTGTTAAAGCATTGAGGCTGAAAGTGTGA